The following proteins come from a genomic window of Chloracidobacterium sp.:
- a CDS encoding carboxypeptidase regulatory-like domain-containing protein encodes MYFHQGKFTHFVLASRAAAFTLCVLLLANVSFGQLRTLDPRAGKSQAEIKTNDDSLRTGLGPYYIETTYEGCKALFDRGGPEYAHMTTFWEMRIGTPTPNGSFPLVNAAPVSIFGGMTENPNLAINISSSGSNVNSWSLGPPQFLDRAVSAIVISGVNGGTGLYVYTYPTLAVSDVGPFSTPPIGNQFPQVNAVSFCFEPFTAPSSADAIISGRALTTAGRGIANVRMELTDLSTGTVRYAMTNPFGYYTFEEVPVATLYMVRASHKRYTFFDNDRTITLEDNLTGLDFVAE; translated from the coding sequence ATGTATTTCCACCAAGGAAAGTTCACGCATTTCGTTTTAGCTTCGCGAGCAGCCGCATTCACCTTGTGCGTGCTTTTGCTAGCAAACGTCAGTTTCGGCCAGCTCCGAACCCTGGACCCGCGAGCCGGTAAGAGCCAGGCGGAGATCAAGACGAACGACGATTCCCTTCGAACCGGGTTGGGCCCGTATTACATTGAGACGACCTACGAAGGTTGCAAAGCACTGTTTGACAGGGGCGGGCCGGAATATGCCCACATGACCACGTTTTGGGAGATGAGGATCGGGACACCAACGCCGAACGGTAGTTTCCCGCTGGTCAATGCGGCTCCCGTCTCGATTTTTGGTGGCATGACTGAAAATCCGAACCTGGCCATCAATATCAGTTCGAGTGGCAGTAATGTAAATTCGTGGTCGCTCGGTCCTCCACAGTTTCTTGATCGAGCCGTCTCGGCTATCGTTATTAGCGGCGTAAATGGCGGTACAGGCTTGTACGTTTACACATATCCGACCTTAGCGGTGAGCGATGTCGGGCCGTTTTCCACCCCACCGATCGGAAATCAATTTCCGCAGGTGAATGCTGTATCGTTTTGTTTTGAGCCATTTACGGCTCCGTCATCAGCCGACGCAATAATCTCAGGCCGGGCTCTGACGACCGCTGGACGAGGCATTGCGAATGTGAGGATGGAATTGACAGACCTTTCCACCGGCACGGTTCGATACGCAATGACGAATCCGTTCGGTTATTACACGTTCGAAGAGGTTCCGGTTGCTACGCTCTATATGGTTCGGGCATCGCACAAACGCTACACGTTCTTCGACAACGATCGAACGATCACGCTTGAAGATAACTTGACGGGATTGGATTTCGTCGCGGAATGA
- the accC gene encoding acetyl-CoA carboxylase biotin carboxylase subunit: protein MFKKILIANRGEIACRVIRACREMKIATVAVYSEADRDAMHVRLADEAFCIGPAPSNQSYLCADKLIEVATRTGSEAIHPGYGFLSENAGFARQVAAAGIVFIGPPPEAMEAMGGKMSARKIAIEAGVPVVPGTTEKLRSFDDAATTAAEIGYPVMLKASAGGGGKGMRLVLEASELKNALETAQSESLASFGDDAVYIEKAIVRPRHIEIQVFSDKHGNHVHLGERECSIQRRHQKVIEEAPSPINSAELREAMGACAVQVARAVKYVGAGTVEFLVSDLDRSFYFLEMNTRLQVEHPVTELVTGIDLVREQINVASGEELSFTQADIVMRGHAIECRIYAEDPEQNFMPSPGRITRLKVPHGPGTRDDSGVYEGAEVSIYYDPMISKFAVLGRDRREAIERMRRALSEYRIEGIATTLPFFREVMEDGVFIDGDLDTGFITGFRDRRKEHVPDMIERDLALVAAALSHSEQRTGIKEKAMGSERLGDWAATWRVSNR, encoded by the coding sequence ATGTTCAAGAAGATATTGATCGCAAATCGCGGCGAGATCGCTTGTCGGGTGATAAGGGCGTGTCGCGAAATGAAGATCGCCACTGTTGCTGTTTATTCGGAAGCCGATCGGGATGCGATGCATGTCAGATTGGCGGATGAGGCATTTTGCATCGGGCCAGCACCCTCGAACCAAAGCTATTTGTGCGCCGATAAGTTGATCGAGGTCGCGACGAGGACCGGGTCCGAAGCGATCCACCCGGGTTACGGATTTCTTTCCGAAAATGCGGGCTTTGCGCGCCAGGTCGCTGCGGCCGGGATCGTCTTTATCGGACCGCCTCCCGAAGCAATGGAAGCAATGGGCGGCAAAATGTCGGCCCGCAAGATCGCGATCGAGGCGGGTGTGCCGGTCGTTCCGGGGACTACCGAAAAACTCAGATCATTCGACGACGCTGCGACGACGGCTGCCGAGATCGGATACCCGGTGATGTTAAAGGCATCGGCCGGCGGCGGCGGAAAGGGAATGAGGCTGGTTCTGGAAGCAAGCGAGCTCAAGAACGCTCTTGAAACCGCCCAGTCCGAGTCGCTTGCCAGTTTTGGCGACGATGCCGTCTATATCGAAAAGGCGATCGTCCGGCCACGGCATATCGAAATACAGGTCTTCTCGGACAAGCACGGCAATCACGTACATCTAGGTGAACGCGAATGCTCGATCCAGCGACGTCATCAAAAGGTGATCGAGGAAGCACCGTCACCCATAAACTCCGCCGAACTGCGCGAAGCGATGGGAGCGTGCGCAGTTCAAGTCGCGCGGGCCGTTAAATACGTTGGCGCGGGAACGGTGGAGTTTCTTGTTTCAGACCTCGACCGATCGTTCTATTTTCTCGAAATGAATACCCGGCTGCAGGTAGAGCATCCGGTCACCGAGTTGGTCACCGGGATCGATCTGGTCCGTGAGCAGATAAATGTGGCCTCAGGCGAAGAACTGTCGTTCACGCAGGCCGACATCGTGATGCGCGGGCATGCGATAGAATGCAGAATCTATGCCGAGGATCCCGAACAGAACTTCATGCCTTCGCCGGGACGCATAACGCGGCTGAAGGTTCCGCACGGGCCGGGCACACGTGACGACAGTGGCGTTTACGAAGGTGCTGAGGTGTCGATCTATTACGATCCGATGATCTCGAAATTCGCCGTACTCGGCCGTGACCGGCGCGAGGCGATCGAACGTATGCGTAGGGCGCTATCAGAATACCGGATCGAGGGGATCGCTACGACGCTGCCTTTCTTTCGCGAAGTGATGGAGGATGGCGTATTTATCGACGGCGATCTGGATACAGGATTCATCACCGGGTTTCGGGACCGCCGCAAAGAACATGTACCGGACATGATCGAACGCGATCTGGCATTGGTCGCGGCTGCACTGAGTCATTCAGAACAGCGAACGGGAATCAAAGAGAAAGCAATGGGATCGGAGCGGCTAGGGGATTGGGCAGCTACGTGGCGGGTCTCGAATCGCTGA
- a CDS encoding CDP-alcohol phosphatidyltransferase family protein has translation MLGEGIGRGAMWIINAMVRGLASLGVPPNILTTIGVSINVFCGILFGMGEFFYAGVVLIIANIFDMLDGNVARLTGNVTKFGGFLDSSLDRLSDMVAFLGIMVFYASNTPQHSLLNVILGGVAMIGSVMVSYTTARSESLGVKANVGFLQRPERIVLLIIGALSTWDWNSEVYWFNRMPQVLWVLAVGSIWTLVHRMYFIWTEFRRLETEGELR, from the coding sequence ATGCTAGGAGAAGGTATAGGTCGGGGAGCAATGTGGATCATCAACGCGATGGTTCGCGGCCTTGCTTCGCTTGGAGTCCCGCCGAACATCTTGACGACCATCGGTGTCTCCATCAATGTCTTTTGCGGCATTCTTTTCGGGATGGGCGAGTTTTTCTACGCCGGTGTCGTTCTGATAATCGCAAACATCTTTGACATGCTCGACGGTAACGTCGCTCGTCTCACAGGGAACGTTACCAAGTTTGGCGGGTTTCTTGATTCTTCACTTGATCGTCTGTCGGACATGGTCGCTTTTCTGGGCATCATGGTCTTTTATGCCAGCAACACGCCGCAGCATTCGCTCCTGAACGTGATCTTGGGCGGCGTCGCTATGATCGGATCCGTAATGGTGAGTTATACGACGGCCCGGTCGGAGAGCTTGGGCGTCAAAGCGAACGTTGGTTTTTTGCAGCGTCCGGAGAGGATCGTGCTGCTGATCATCGGTGCGCTGTCGACCTGGGATTGGAACTCAGAAGTATACTGGTTCAACCGGATGCCGCAAGTGTTGTGGGTACTGGCCGTTGGTTCTATCTGGACGCTCGTCCACCGAATGTACTTTATTTGGACAGAGTTTCGACGTTTGGAGACTGAGGGAGAGCTGAGATGA
- a CDS encoding transcription elongation factor GreA, which translates to MEEVKAKLKAELDALEDELHFRLPKEIQKAREFGDLRENAEYKAAMERQSIVQARIMQVRQRLTEVESIDLTRLPTDRVAYGSSVVLFEIEKEEKITYRLVSSEESDPENGLISTLSPIGQALMGKEEGDEVRVKTPTGWRNFEISRLTTIHEQE; encoded by the coding sequence ATGGAAGAAGTAAAAGCAAAGCTAAAGGCAGAACTGGATGCATTGGAAGATGAACTGCATTTCAGGCTGCCGAAAGAGATCCAGAAGGCACGTGAGTTTGGCGACTTGCGTGAAAACGCGGAATACAAAGCGGCAATGGAGCGGCAGTCGATCGTCCAGGCCCGAATAATGCAGGTGCGTCAAAGGCTGACCGAGGTCGAATCGATCGATCTGACACGTTTGCCGACCGACCGCGTGGCATATGGTTCGAGCGTCGTTCTCTTTGAAATAGAAAAAGAAGAGAAGATCACCTATCGGTTGGTGAGTTCGGAAGAAAGCGACCCCGAAAACGGCCTTATCTCAACCCTTTCGCCGATCGGGCAAGCACTGATGGGCAAAGAGGAGGGCGATGAGGTGAGGGTCAAGACGCCGACGGGTTGGCGTAATTTCGAGATCAGCCGCCTGACGACGATCCACGAACAGGAATAA
- a CDS encoding 6-phosphofructokinase → MYKQIGILTGGGDAPGLNAVIRAVVRTAVGEFGMKVIGIEDSFEGILGETQTMKLTPRSVSGILPRGGTILGTRNKGSFVKMTDGQPFFPEMPIAEALANLDILGIEALIVLGGEGTLAIAEQFHNRGFPVIGVPKTIDNDLAATELTFGFMTAIDVATEALDRLHTTAASHDRVMILEVMGRNTGWIALHTGLAGSADIILIPEIPFSFESVLRKVNEREKQGSRFTNIVVAEGATEVGKKEMYADSGNLRLGGVGDYVRRKVEELTSKEARCVVLGHLQRGGSPNAFDRMLGTNFGACAVRALANGQTGKMVALQAGTIVTVPLSEACANIKTVPIDGQLVRTARDIGISFAAPKESDL, encoded by the coding sequence ATGTACAAACAGATAGGCATATTGACCGGCGGCGGCGACGCACCTGGCCTCAACGCGGTTATACGCGCGGTGGTCAGAACTGCCGTGGGCGAATTTGGAATGAAGGTCATCGGGATCGAGGACAGCTTTGAAGGCATACTCGGTGAGACCCAAACGATGAAGCTTACGCCGCGAAGCGTGAGCGGAATATTGCCTCGCGGCGGCACTATCCTTGGCACCCGGAACAAGGGAAGCTTTGTTAAGATGACCGACGGACAGCCTTTCTTTCCGGAAATGCCTATCGCCGAGGCATTGGCGAATCTGGACATTCTCGGGATCGAGGCACTGATCGTTTTAGGCGGTGAAGGAACGCTTGCGATCGCAGAGCAATTTCACAATCGCGGATTTCCCGTGATCGGGGTCCCGAAAACGATCGATAATGACCTGGCGGCGACAGAGTTGACGTTCGGTTTCATGACCGCGATCGACGTCGCGACGGAGGCCTTGGACCGGCTCCACACGACCGCGGCGTCGCATGACCGGGTCATGATCCTCGAGGTGATGGGCCGGAATACCGGCTGGATCGCTCTTCACACGGGCTTGGCGGGCAGTGCCGACATAATCCTGATCCCCGAGATCCCGTTCTCTTTCGAATCGGTGCTGAGAAAGGTCAACGAACGCGAAAAACAAGGTTCGCGGTTCACCAACATCGTCGTTGCCGAAGGTGCGACAGAAGTGGGCAAAAAGGAAATGTATGCCGATAGCGGCAATTTGAGGCTCGGCGGCGTAGGCGATTACGTGCGTCGTAAAGTGGAAGAGTTGACCTCGAAAGAAGCCCGTTGTGTCGTCCTTGGCCATCTTCAGCGGGGCGGGAGCCCGAACGCGTTCGATCGAATGCTCGGGACCAATTTTGGGGCCTGTGCGGTCAGGGCTCTTGCGAATGGGCAGACGGGAAAAATGGTCGCGCTGCAGGCCGGCACGATCGTAACGGTCCCGCTTTCAGAGGCATGCGCGAATATCAAGACTGTACCGATCGACGGTCAGTTGGTTCGGACGGCTCGAGATATCGGAATTTCGTTTGCGGCGCCCAAGGAATCAGATCTTTAG
- a CDS encoding S41 family peptidase — MKGKFAACALVTIGFGALLGGLFGKFPASTSADSSVTTGKIVADYREAVDVMQKNYGGTINYEQLSDSSIQGMLWSLDPHSQFFTREEFRKLYEEQASQFYGIGVSILQHRDGVYVQSVIPGTPADKAGVRYGDRFLEVDGKNAKEWTSAEVSKNVRGERGTPVKIKIERAASNAPIELELVRGGVPLPSIRNYFMLPNNVGYIGLTGGFQETTAAELNDAIATLQKQGMNSLILDVRGNPGGLLPQAIEVVSRFVPSGQTVVSVKGRSRYAVSQELRSKGSQQDRSPLVVLVNGGSASASEIVAGAIQDYSRGLIVGSESFGKGLVQRVFPLPYGTGLTLTTARYYTPFGRSLQRDYSNGSIYEYFTHTNGEANGSGEAPKPKPAGSPVTLPDGRVLMGGRGIEPDVVVAAPEFTPLRFRINDAAFYFVRQLVAGKIAGQESYRVEKQNHQWSISSDAFRVTDKLFESFEAFVLANKDNGLSAENIKANADYARTRIRQELATANFSNEAGIQVLLESDPQVLRAIEVMPDAKKMVERYLAKK; from the coding sequence ATGAAAGGTAAATTCGCAGCCTGTGCACTAGTAACCATCGGATTCGGAGCCCTCCTTGGCGGCCTTTTCGGGAAGTTTCCGGCTTCCACGTCGGCTGACAGCAGCGTGACCACCGGTAAGATCGTCGCCGATTACCGCGAGGCCGTCGATGTGATGCAGAAAAACTACGGCGGTACGATCAATTACGAGCAACTGTCGGATTCGTCGATTCAGGGAATGCTGTGGTCGCTCGATCCGCATTCGCAGTTCTTTACACGCGAGGAATTCCGAAAACTATACGAAGAACAGGCATCGCAGTTTTATGGCATCGGCGTTTCGATACTCCAGCATCGTGACGGTGTCTATGTCCAGAGCGTGATACCCGGCACTCCGGCAGACAAGGCCGGCGTCCGTTATGGCGACCGGTTTCTCGAGGTGGACGGAAAGAACGCCAAAGAATGGACGAGCGCAGAGGTTTCAAAAAATGTACGCGGCGAACGGGGAACACCGGTAAAGATCAAGATCGAACGCGCGGCCTCGAACGCGCCGATCGAGCTTGAACTGGTTCGAGGCGGCGTGCCGCTGCCCTCGATCAGAAATTATTTCATGTTGCCCAATAATGTCGGCTATATCGGGCTGACCGGCGGATTTCAGGAGACTACAGCGGCCGAGTTGAACGATGCGATCGCCACGCTTCAAAAGCAAGGCATGAACAGCCTTATCCTCGATGTCCGCGGAAATCCGGGCGGATTGCTGCCGCAAGCTATCGAGGTGGTCAGCCGGTTCGTTCCAAGCGGACAGACGGTCGTTTCGGTCAAGGGCAGATCGCGTTATGCAGTAAGCCAGGAACTGCGTTCAAAAGGGAGTCAACAGGACCGGTCTCCGTTGGTCGTTCTCGTCAATGGCGGATCTGCATCGGCGTCCGAGATAGTCGCCGGAGCAATTCAGGATTATAGCCGCGGCCTGATAGTCGGCTCTGAGAGCTTTGGCAAGGGGCTGGTTCAACGCGTGTTCCCATTGCCTTACGGGACGGGTTTGACGTTGACGACGGCACGGTATTACACGCCATTCGGCCGATCGCTCCAGCGTGATTATTCGAACGGTTCGATCTATGAATATTTCACGCATACGAACGGCGAGGCAAATGGATCGGGCGAAGCCCCAAAACCGAAACCTGCGGGTTCGCCGGTGACCTTACCTGACGGACGCGTGCTGATGGGCGGCAGGGGGATAGAGCCGGACGTTGTTGTTGCCGCACCTGAGTTTACGCCGCTTCGGTTCAGGATCAACGATGCTGCGTTCTATTTTGTACGACAGCTCGTCGCGGGCAAGATCGCCGGCCAGGAATCGTATCGCGTAGAGAAACAGAACCATCAATGGTCGATATCTTCGGATGCGTTTCGGGTCACCGATAAGCTCTTCGAGTCATTTGAGGCATTTGTCCTCGCGAACAAGGACAATGGTCTATCAGCAGAGAACATCAAAGCAAATGCGGATTATGCAAGAACGCGGATCCGACAGGAATTGGCGACGGCCAATTTTTCGAACGAAGCCGGTATTCAGGTTCTGCTCGAAAGCGACCCGCAGGTCCTCAGGGCGATCGAGGTGATGCCTGACGCCAAGAAGATGGTCGAGCGATACCTCGCGAAGAAATAG
- a CDS encoding glycosyltransferase family 2 protein, producing the protein MNQKTSIVIPAFNEEDRVGASISTILAYINANGINAELIVVDDGSSDRTSETAEAACSKFPEIPSRVIRYEPNRGKGFAVKTGILAAEGEIALFSDADLSTPIEEMPKLVDPIKAGDLDVTLGSRALDRSLIGTHQPWRREQGGKVFNLVVRLMTGMPFWDTQCGFKAFNVAKFRPLLDMMQIERFGFDVEFLYVAQLHGLRLKEIPVRWNNDDRSKVNVLRDSIRMFDEVRQIRRNARKGVYGNVSTP; encoded by the coding sequence ATGAATCAAAAGACCTCGATTGTCATACCCGCATTTAATGAAGAAGACCGTGTTGGCGCTTCGATATCGACGATTCTCGCGTATATCAATGCGAACGGGATCAATGCAGAACTGATCGTTGTCGACGATGGATCGAGTGACAGAACTTCTGAGACCGCCGAGGCCGCCTGCAGCAAGTTTCCAGAGATACCTTCGCGCGTTATCCGCTACGAGCCGAATCGCGGTAAAGGCTTTGCCGTGAAGACCGGGATTCTCGCGGCCGAAGGCGAGATTGCACTTTTTTCCGATGCAGACCTGTCGACGCCCATCGAAGAGATGCCAAAACTCGTCGACCCGATAAAGGCCGGCGATCTGGACGTCACTCTGGGTTCGCGTGCGCTCGACCGCTCATTGATCGGTACGCATCAGCCATGGCGGCGTGAGCAGGGCGGAAAGGTCTTCAATCTGGTCGTCAGACTGATGACGGGAATGCCTTTTTGGGATACGCAGTGTGGGTTCAAAGCTTTCAACGTCGCGAAGTTTCGTCCGTTGCTCGATATGATGCAGATCGAACGGTTCGGATTTGACGTCGAGTTCCTGTATGTCGCCCAGCTGCACGGCCTTAGGCTAAAAGAGATCCCGGTCCGTTGGAACAACGACGACCGCAGCAAAGTAAATGTACTCCGCGACAGCATCCGTATGTTTGACGAGGTGCGTCAAATCAGGCGCAATGCCAGAAAGGGAGTTTACGGCAATGTCAGCACGCCTTAA
- a CDS encoding pyridoxine 5'-phosphate synthase — protein sequence MSARLNVNIDHVATIREARKTIEPSIITAAVICEQAGANGITVHLRGDRRHIQDRDIELLRDVVTTYLNVEMAATEEMLTIAERTRPDAVSLVPEKPNEVTTEGGLDVIGNLEAIKNAVERLKAAGVFVSIFIDPATDQIEAAKNAGAQQVELCTGEYAELTLGSRAMHGDGERRAAAEVERIRTAAVHARSLGLIVAAGHGLTYRNIAALAAIPEITEFNIGHNIISRSVFVGLNRAVREMIDAIT from the coding sequence ATGTCAGCACGCCTTAACGTCAACATCGATCACGTCGCGACCATTCGCGAAGCCCGCAAGACCATCGAGCCAAGCATCATCACCGCCGCGGTCATTTGCGAACAGGCAGGAGCCAACGGCATCACGGTCCATCTCCGCGGCGACCGCCGTCACATACAGGACCGCGACATCGAGCTGCTCCGCGACGTCGTCACGACCTATTTGAACGTCGAGATGGCCGCGACCGAGGAGATGCTTACCATCGCCGAACGCACACGGCCTGACGCTGTCTCGCTTGTCCCCGAAAAGCCAAATGAAGTGACCACCGAAGGCGGGCTGGATGTCATCGGCAATCTTGAGGCGATCAAGAACGCCGTCGAGCGCCTAAAAGCGGCGGGCGTTTTTGTCAGCATCTTCATCGACCCCGCGACCGATCAGATCGAGGCCGCAAAGAACGCCGGCGCTCAGCAGGTCGAGCTCTGCACCGGCGAATATGCCGAACTCACACTCGGCTCGCGGGCGATGCATGGCGACGGCGAACGCCGCGCCGCCGCCGAGGTCGAACGGATTCGCACCGCCGCCGTCCACGCCCGCTCGCTCGGTCTCATTGTTGCTGCCGGCCATGGGCTCACCTATCGAAACATCGCCGCCCTCGCCGCCATTCCCGAAATAACCGAGTTCAACATCGGCCACAACATCATCTCGCGCTCGGTCTTTGTTGGGTTGAATCGGGCAGTAAGAGAAATGATAGATGCGATCACGTAG
- a CDS encoding tetratricopeptide repeat protein — protein MVKPAGIIIITILMLFAGKGFACLWPVGERYTVGKPIDLENVSETEYIRRLTTTDSREYWDDLLKQLYDQKKKEAMIDVETNIAVALVHLGQYQEALKIFKGEERSYKAYNTAANIGTTYELLGQNDKALHWIKEGLTRDPGSHYRTEWLHVKILEAKIALERDPKWLEKNTVLGIDWESVNRNPSAELTVTDHRGQVKSAKEIEDALAYQLHERMEFVKPPDQVVAQLLFDLSNVLRRSRSSEHATAVHKLAIDYGHKSILPAVAAPVKTDLEAPTVVPARFSGFTVVGASVLAVVLLATGYYFCRRR, from the coding sequence ATGGTCAAACCCGCAGGCATAATTATCATCACGATCTTGATGCTATTTGCTGGAAAGGGATTTGCCTGCCTTTGGCCGGTGGGCGAGCGATATACGGTAGGAAAGCCTATCGACCTCGAAAACGTTAGCGAAACCGAGTACATTCGGCGATTGACTACAACTGACTCCCGGGAGTACTGGGACGACCTTCTTAAACAGCTATATGATCAAAAGAAGAAAGAAGCGATGATCGATGTCGAAACCAATATCGCCGTTGCTTTAGTTCATCTAGGTCAATATCAAGAAGCACTTAAAATATTCAAGGGGGAGGAACGGTCTTATAAGGCCTATAACACAGCGGCAAATATTGGGACTACGTACGAGTTGTTGGGTCAGAATGATAAGGCATTGCACTGGATAAAAGAGGGACTCACCCGAGATCCCGGTTCCCATTATCGAACCGAATGGCTCCACGTCAAAATCCTCGAAGCCAAGATCGCATTAGAAAGGGACCCAAAATGGTTGGAAAAGAACACCGTTTTAGGAATTGATTGGGAGTCCGTAAATCGCAATCCGTCAGCGGAACTTACGGTGACCGACCATCGAGGACAAGTAAAGTCGGCAAAAGAGATCGAAGACGCTCTTGCATATCAGTTGCACGAGCGTATGGAATTTGTAAAACCACCGGATCAGGTCGTTGCTCAGTTGCTGTTCGATCTAAGCAATGTCCTTAGAAGGTCAAGATCATCCGAACACGCCACAGCCGTCCATAAGCTTGCGATAGATTACGGACATAAATCCATTCTGCCAGCCGTAGCCGCTCCCGTAAAAACAGATTTGGAAGCTCCAACTGTGGTTCCGGCAAGGTTTTCCGGTTTCACCGTCGTTGGAGCTTCCGTCCTGGCAGTCGTACTTTTAGCAACTGGCTATTATTTTTGCCGACGCCGATAA